The following is a genomic window from Dermatophilaceae bacterium Soc4.6.
TGCCCCGCGACGGCTTCGCCGTGCTCAACGCCGACGACCCCAACGTGCGCGCGATGCGTCGACGCTGCTCCGGTGAGATCGTGTGGTTCTCCCTGGAGTACCCCGGCAGCGAGAGCCGCGACTTCATCGAGAGGGCCTGCCGGCGCGGCGGGCGTGCCGTCGTGCTGGAGCAGACCGAGCGGGGCGACATGATCGTCATCCGCCACGGTCGGCGCAGCATGCAGCTCGCGTGGACCCACCTGCTCCCCGCGACCTTCGGGGGCACGGCGCGCTTCAACGTCGCCAACGCTCTGGCCGCGACCGGTGCCGCCTTCGCGGCGGGCGCGCCGCTGCACGACATCCGCCAGGGCCTGCGCACCTTCACGACCAGCTACTACCTGTCCCCCGGACGGATGAACCAGGTCATGATCGGCAACGTCGAGGTCTTCATCGACTACTGCCACAACGCTGCTGGTATGCGCGCCCTCGGCCAGTTCGTCGATGCCTACGGTCTGCAGCAGGAGGGTCGCTCCGAGCTGAAGATGTCACGCATCGGCATGATCGGGGCCGCCGGTGACCGCCGCGACGACGACATGCGCGAGCTCGGCGAGGTCGCGGCCAGGCACTTCGACGTCATCGTCGTCCGCGAGGACCAGCGCCTGCGCGGCCGCGCCACCGGTGAGACCGCCGAGCTCGTCGCCGAGGGGGTGCGCCGGGCGATGGCCGACGGCGCCCGCTGCCGCCAGGTCGAGACGGTGCTCGACGAGATCACCGCCGTCAGCCACGTCATGGCCCGCGCGAACCCCGGCGACCTCGTGGTGATGTGCGTCGACCAGCACGCCGAGGTGCTCTCCGAGCTCGAGAGCCGCACGTCGTGGGCCCAGGCCGGGTCGCACAGCGGTCTGCTCGCCGGCGACCCCGACCTCGACCCCGTCGAGCTGTCGCAGACCGCGAGCACCGAAGGGACCGAGGCCGAGGAGGAGGCGCTCGGCTCGTCGGGCCAGGGGTCGCCGCAGACGACCGACAGCCAGCCCTATCTCGACGACGAGCCCCTGCCGAGCGACGGCAAGCGCATCCGCCGCTCGCAGGAGCCGGACCGCGAGTCCGGGATCGTCTAGCCCGTCGCCCAGGACGCCGTCCTAGGAATCCTGGTCTGCGTGGGCCCTCTCACGCAGCTGCTCGGCATACGCCCGCAACGAGACCCGGTAGGCCGTGGTGTCCTCGTCGGGAGAGTGGTCGACCAGCGCGTCGAGCAGGTCGGCGACCGCCTCCCGCTCCCGGCCGGTGTCGGCCAGCGTGAGTGCCCGGAACGCGGCGGCGGCCGCGCTCCGCGGCTGGCTGAGGGCGACCTCGTCAAGCAGCGAGAGGGCCTCGTCGGTCTCACCCACGACGCGCAGGCTGGAGGCCGCCTGCAGCTGCGCCCGGTGTCGGAACGGCTCGCGCAGCCCTGACGCGATCACCTTGCGGTACAACGGGATCGCCTCGGCCTCGAGGCCTGCCCGGTCGAGGGCACTGGCCAGCTCGAAGGTCATCCGGTGGTCGCGAGGACGCTCCTGGGCCAGCACCCGGAAACGCTCGACGCGGGCGTGGTCGTCGTCGAGGGACCAGAGCTGCGCCATCTCGGCATCGAGCTCGTGCTCACCCCGTGCCTCGATCACCTTGCGCCTGATGGAGCGGGCATCGTCGGGGGTCGCGCCGTGCTCGGCCAGCCAGGCGGCGCACTGCGGGCGCTGGTCGTGGGCCATGAAGGCGACGACGTCGCCGGCCCGCACTTCCGGCAGGATCGCTGCCAGACCGTCGATCTCGTGGGGGAAGCTCTCGACGTCGACCGTGCCCACCCGGGCGAGCCCGGCCCGCAGGTGCGAGTCGATGTCGTCGACCGTGCGACCGCGCAGGTACTTCGGCTTGTGGGCGATCACCACCCGGTCGGCCAGCTTGCCAGCGATCTCGCCGAGACCCTCGATGGCCTCGTCGGGCCGGTCACCCGTGGCACCGAGGCCGAGGTGGACCCGCCCACCGGGGGCCCGCAGACCGCCGGCGACCTCGAGCAGCGCCTCGAGCCCGGCCTCGTTGTGCGCCATGTCGAGGATCACCGTGGCGCTGCCGCGGTCGGCCCCCTCGACGGCCTCCCCGGCGACCTCGGCGGGGGCGAAGGACGCGAGCGGCATCGAGTAGGTGTTGAGCCGGCCCTCGTTGAGCACCGGGTCGGGGGCGAAGGTGCGCAGGCCCTCGACCACGGCGGCCCGCGGCATACCGAGGCCCAGCGCCGCCGCTGCGGCCGCGAGGGCGTTGGCGATGTTGAAGTGCGACAGGCCCGACAGCGTCACCGGCACGTCGACGATGCGGGCCAGCCGGTCGGGGTCCTTGCCGCGGGTGAGCACCACGATGTCTCCGTCGAGGATCGTGATCCCGCGCCCGCCGACGGTCAGGGCCTCGCGCAGGGCCGGAGAGTCGGGGTCGAGGCTGAACGCCCACGGACGCGCCTTGATCCGGTGCCGCATCGCCCAGACGCGCGGGTCGTCACCGTTGAGCACGACCCAGCCGTCGGGCTTGGTGACGGTGGTGACGATGGCCTTGACCTCGGCGAGCTGGTCGAGCGTGTCGATGCCCTGCAGTCCGAGGTGGTCGGCCGAGACGTTGGTGACGACGCTGACGTCGTTGCTCGCCACACCCATCCCGCGCAGCAGCAGCCCCCCGCGCGCCGTCTCCAGGACGCCGATCTCCAGGCCGGGCGTGGACAGGACCGAGCGCGCCCCACCGGGGCCGGAGTAGTCACCGGGCTCGGTGGTCTCGCCCATCACGACGACCCCCGAGGTCGAGCTCCAGGCCGTGACGTATCCGGCGGTCATCGCCACGTGGGCCACGATGCGGGTGGTGGTGGTCTTGCCGTTGGTTCCCGTGATCGAGGCGACCGGCACCTGCGGGGTGATGACCTGGCTCGACTCACCCGGCTCCAGCTCGCGGATCCGCTCGGCTGCCGCCTCGACGATGTCGTCGGCCGCCTGCGGGTCGTCGGGATCGGCCAGCAGGAGCTCGCTCAGCAGCGGGCCCAGCTCCTCACCGGTGGCGCGACCCCACTCGCGATGGCGCCAGGGCACGGCCACGACGAT
Proteins encoded in this region:
- a CDS encoding tetratricopeptide repeat protein, whose amino-acid sequence is MTDQLPTDPAPAVTVSEVRVLDGPNLYFTRPAVKVSLRLPGYLALDRRGAVDLAKRLGLGASSPGKPGTAQRQRFVMRLAAHVTRRVADGLGISRMTVRARAGQGVDEIVVAVPWRHREWGRATGEELGPLLSELLLADPDDPQAADDIVEAAAERIRELEPGESSQVITPQVPVASITGTNGKTTTTRIVAHVAMTAGYVTAWSSTSGVVVMGETTEPGDYSGPGGARSVLSTPGLEIGVLETARGGLLLRGMGVASNDVSVVTNVSADHLGLQGIDTLDQLAEVKAIVTTVTKPDGWVVLNGDDPRVWAMRHRIKARPWAFSLDPDSPALREALTVGGRGITILDGDIVVLTRGKDPDRLARIVDVPVTLSGLSHFNIANALAAAAAALGLGMPRAAVVEGLRTFAPDPVLNEGRLNTYSMPLASFAPAEVAGEAVEGADRGSATVILDMAHNEAGLEALLEVAGGLRAPGGRVHLGLGATGDRPDEAIEGLGEIAGKLADRVVIAHKPKYLRGRTVDDIDSHLRAGLARVGTVDVESFPHEIDGLAAILPEVRAGDVVAFMAHDQRPQCAAWLAEHGATPDDARSIRRKVIEARGEHELDAEMAQLWSLDDDHARVERFRVLAQERPRDHRMTFELASALDRAGLEAEAIPLYRKVIASGLREPFRHRAQLQAASSLRVVGETDEALSLLDEVALSQPRSAAAAAFRALTLADTGREREAVADLLDALVDHSPDEDTTAYRVSLRAYAEQLRERAHADQDS